The Desulfovibrio sp. JC022 genome window below encodes:
- a CDS encoding restriction endonuclease, translated as MSERKRNPHQSIRAYCLWCMGGSPQLVRECEDSDCSLYELRGPKTEESQRTCIRAIRRHCLACTVGDRQAIRDCKEKECVIRRFRFGVHPKTMQKRRKRQQAKSYLTLPGL; from the coding sequence TTGAGCGAACGGAAAAGAAATCCTCATCAGTCCATACGGGCCTACTGCCTGTGGTGCATGGGCGGCAGCCCGCAGCTTGTCAGGGAATGTGAGGACAGCGACTGCTCTCTTTATGAATTGCGCGGACCCAAGACCGAGGAATCCCAGCGCACCTGCATCCGGGCCATCCGTCGGCACTGCCTTGCCTGTACTGTAGGCGATCGCCAAGCTATCCGCGACTGCAAAGAGAAAGAATGCGTCATCCGCCGTTTCCGCTTCGGAGTTCATCCCAAAACCATGCAGAAACGCAGAAAACGGCAGCAGGCGAAAAGTTATCTCACCCTTCCGGGTTTATAA
- a CDS encoding methyltransferase domain-containing protein — protein MSRNAELKKIVAEVGEDLIWRPLYDFENKPLADGVGYEIDGIDPEFKELDFTGKSVCDLGCNLGHFSFYARKRGAKEVVGYDLEPKVIAGAKKLAELYSVENVDFCVCNFAQSEPDRTFDMGMLIDIIGKVGIRKGYLDGMLQGLERRSESEMLLTFRPVYLVVKHLSLSLEDFMEIYPKAKIEDGVFDLLSYVTEFYSENWEMSYLSKDHPEKEKYKNTVYFQRK, from the coding sequence ATGAGCAGAAACGCTGAATTGAAAAAGATTGTTGCTGAGGTAGGAGAAGACCTGATCTGGCGCCCGCTTTACGACTTTGAAAATAAACCCTTGGCTGATGGCGTCGGATACGAGATAGACGGCATAGATCCCGAATTCAAAGAACTTGATTTTACGGGTAAAAGTGTCTGTGATCTTGGTTGTAACTTGGGACATTTTTCTTTTTACGCGCGTAAGCGTGGAGCAAAGGAAGTTGTCGGTTATGATCTTGAACCCAAAGTGATCGCCGGTGCAAAGAAGCTTGCCGAACTTTACTCTGTAGAGAATGTTGATTTCTGCGTCTGTAATTTTGCGCAAAGTGAACCGGACCGGACATTCGATATGGGTATGCTCATAGATATTATCGGCAAAGTCGGCATCAGGAAAGGATATCTTGATGGTATGCTGCAAGGCCTTGAAAGAAGATCAGAGTCTGAAATGCTGCTCACATTCCGGCCGGTTTATTTGGTGGTCAAGCATTTGAGCCTGAGTCTTGAAGATTTTATGGAAATATATCCTAAAGCAAAAATTGAAGATGGCGTTTTTGATCTCTTGAGTTATGTGACTGAGTTCTATTCAGAAAATTGGGAGATGTCTTATCTCTCCAAAGATCATCCCGAAAAAGAAAAATATAAAAACACTGTCTATTTTCAGCGTAAGTAA
- a CDS encoding tetratricopeptide repeat protein: MSDKKKAQKLSRRGFLFGGFRKKEDREQIQSAAKPIAAKEVNLDTLAEANVAYENSRFEEAATKYKEFIKTEPQNADARKRLGHCLYKNEKYVQAKVEFERAIRILGKDNFSYLYLGLLLCRAGAGKKAVPIWKLYFDPENITLQREINLQIALIESDPEASFEDAANMVEQVIEETSMQA, from the coding sequence ATGTCCGATAAAAAAAAGGCCCAGAAACTTTCCAGAAGAGGATTCCTTTTCGGAGGATTCAGAAAAAAAGAAGACCGTGAGCAAATCCAGAGCGCGGCCAAGCCCATTGCGGCCAAGGAAGTAAATCTCGACACTTTGGCCGAAGCCAACGTGGCCTATGAAAATAGTCGCTTTGAAGAAGCGGCAACCAAGTACAAAGAATTCATCAAGACTGAACCGCAGAATGCCGATGCCCGCAAAAGGCTTGGGCACTGTTTGTATAAGAACGAAAAATACGTTCAGGCCAAAGTTGAATTCGAACGGGCTATCCGTATTCTCGGCAAGGACAACTTTTCCTATCTATACCTCGGACTGCTGCTTTGCCGTGCCGGAGCAGGTAAAAAAGCCGTCCCGATCTGGAAACTATATTTCGATCCCGAGAACATCACCCTGCAACGGGAAATAAATTTACAAATCGCCCTCATAGAATCCGATCCCGAAGCATCATTCGAAGACGCTGCCAATATGGTAGAGCAGGTGATTGAAGAGACTTCGATGCAAGCTTAA
- the cbiQ gene encoding cobalt ECF transporter T component CbiQ, translating to MQQLTEPFAYGNSTIHSMNPGFRLACAFIFSLAGALVTNLAAASSVLAAGILFACVAKLKLKTLLKRLLIVNFFILFLWVFLPFSRPGVPLFNIGPFTATLDGIIYTAIITLKSNGVILAMTALISTMQVQTLGAGMQSLKLPDKLCRLLLFSWRYVHVMSTEYSRMRRAATMRAFTPGSNLRTYRTYAWLMGMLLVRSLDRAQRVWQAMLCRGFAGTFHTLTTYRTGIRDWTLLLATMACIALFIFLEFNKIEVLL from the coding sequence TTGCAGCAGTTAACGGAACCATTTGCCTACGGAAACTCGACCATCCATTCCATGAATCCCGGATTCAGACTGGCCTGCGCTTTCATCTTTTCCCTTGCCGGAGCATTGGTTACGAATCTTGCGGCAGCAAGCAGTGTTCTTGCTGCGGGAATTCTGTTTGCCTGCGTCGCAAAACTGAAATTAAAAACCCTGCTCAAACGTTTGCTCATAGTAAACTTCTTTATTCTCTTCCTCTGGGTATTCCTGCCCTTTTCCCGCCCCGGAGTGCCCCTCTTCAATATCGGTCCCTTTACTGCCACGCTCGACGGAATCATCTACACTGCAATCATCACCCTGAAATCAAACGGGGTTATCCTTGCTATGACCGCGCTCATCTCCACCATGCAAGTGCAAACTCTCGGCGCAGGTATGCAATCCCTGAAACTGCCGGATAAACTCTGCCGTTTACTGCTCTTCAGCTGGCGATATGTGCATGTCATGAGTACGGAATACAGCCGCATGCGCAGGGCCGCCACCATGCGCGCATTTACCCCCGGCTCAAATCTACGGACTTACCGCACCTATGCATGGCTTATGGGAATGCTGCTGGTGCGCAGTCTGGACCGGGCACAGCGGGTCTGGCAGGCCATGCTCTGCCGGGGATTCGCAGGAACATTCCACACCCTGACTACCTACCGCACAGGCATAAGAGACTGGACCCTGCTGCTCGCCACTATGGCCTGCATCGCACTTTTTATTTTTCTTGAGTTCAATAAAATTGAGGTTCTGCTGTGA
- a CDS encoding Tex family protein: MNSKNISRISSELSIPSNNVKSVVDLLDEGATIPFISRYRKEATGSLDEVAVAAVSDLLGKLKELDKRRESVLKSIDEQGKLDDGLRKKIDGAETMRQLEDLYLPYKQKRKTKGQAAIQKGLEPLAYKLFAQKCDPVQEAQGFVSAEKGVESVDDALAGARDIIAEKIAENTVTREAVRSLFERKALIESKPTKAAQADENKDKASKFRDWFDWREPAKRAAGHRILALFRGERDKFLKVSIRPEEDDALDILHRKLVRSNSASSKQVQLAATDSYKRLLAPQMETELRGVLLEKADTEAINIFAANLREILLSPPLGGKRVLALDPGFRTGAKLICLDAQGTLLHNDTIYPVTSEGKKKEAARIVSGLVEKYDIEAVAIGNGTAGRETEQFVKELGLDKSIQVIMVNESGASVYSASEIAREEFPDYDITVRGAVSIGRRLMDPLAELVKIDPKSIGVGQYQHDVDQKGLAESLGRVVESCVNMVGVELNTASARLLQSVSGLGPVLAANVIKFREENGPFNSRRELLKVPRLGPKAFEQCAGFLRIRGAKNPLDCTAVHPERYKAVAGIAKDLGADVAELIKSGELRGKVNLEDYVSDDLGLPTLEDIMKELEKPGRDPRKQFEAVRFDDSVKEVSDLREGMILNGIVTNVTAFGAFVDIGVHQDGLAHISRLADEFVRDPATVVHPGQAVKVKVLEVDIQRKRISLSMRQSDM, encoded by the coding sequence ATGAATTCAAAAAATATTTCTCGTATCTCGTCTGAACTGAGTATTCCATCTAATAATGTAAAATCTGTTGTGGACCTTCTTGATGAGGGCGCGACTATTCCTTTTATTTCCCGTTACCGCAAAGAAGCTACCGGAAGCCTTGATGAGGTTGCGGTTGCTGCGGTCAGTGACCTTTTGGGAAAACTGAAGGAGCTGGATAAAAGGCGCGAAAGCGTACTTAAGTCCATTGATGAACAGGGCAAGCTGGATGATGGTCTGCGCAAGAAGATTGATGGTGCTGAGACCATGCGCCAGCTTGAGGATCTGTACCTGCCGTACAAGCAAAAACGTAAGACAAAAGGACAGGCCGCGATCCAGAAAGGGCTTGAGCCGCTGGCCTATAAACTTTTTGCCCAGAAATGCGACCCCGTTCAGGAAGCGCAGGGCTTTGTTTCAGCGGAAAAGGGCGTGGAGTCCGTGGATGATGCTCTGGCGGGTGCGCGCGATATTATTGCTGAAAAGATTGCTGAAAACACGGTTACCCGCGAGGCCGTGCGTTCTTTGTTTGAGCGTAAGGCTTTGATCGAATCCAAGCCCACCAAGGCGGCACAGGCCGATGAAAATAAAGACAAAGCTTCCAAGTTCCGGGATTGGTTTGATTGGCGTGAACCTGCCAAGCGAGCTGCTGGTCATCGAATTCTGGCTTTGTTTCGTGGCGAGCGGGATAAGTTTTTAAAGGTATCCATCCGCCCGGAAGAAGATGATGCATTAGACATTCTGCATCGTAAACTGGTCCGCTCTAATTCTGCGTCGTCCAAACAGGTGCAGCTGGCTGCGACTGACAGTTATAAACGGCTGCTGGCTCCGCAGATGGAGACCGAGCTGCGCGGGGTGCTGCTGGAAAAGGCCGATACCGAAGCTATCAATATTTTTGCCGCAAATTTGCGTGAAATTCTGCTCTCTCCGCCCTTGGGTGGTAAGCGGGTGCTGGCCCTTGATCCGGGTTTCCGTACCGGAGCTAAGCTGATCTGCCTTGATGCACAGGGAACCCTACTGCATAATGATACCATTTATCCGGTTACTTCCGAGGGCAAGAAGAAAGAGGCCGCGCGTATAGTTAGCGGGCTGGTGGAAAAATATGACATCGAAGCCGTGGCTATCGGTAACGGAACTGCCGGACGCGAGACCGAGCAGTTTGTTAAAGAGCTGGGCTTGGATAAATCCATTCAGGTGATCATGGTCAACGAATCCGGGGCCTCAGTCTATTCCGCTTCGGAAATTGCCCGTGAGGAATTCCCGGATTACGACATCACTGTGCGCGGAGCGGTATCCATCGGGCGCAGGCTCATGGACCCGCTGGCTGAGCTGGTTAAGATTGATCCCAAATCCATCGGTGTGGGCCAGTATCAGCATGATGTGGATCAGAAGGGCTTGGCTGAAAGCCTCGGCAGGGTGGTCGAATCCTGCGTTAACATGGTCGGTGTGGAGTTGAACACTGCCAGCGCAAGGCTTTTACAATCCGTTTCCGGGCTGGGGCCGGTTTTGGCCGCCAATGTCATTAAATTTCGTGAGGAGAACGGGCCGTTCAATTCTCGCCGGGAATTGCTCAAAGTTCCCCGTCTCGGACCCAAGGCTTTTGAACAATGCGCGGGATTCCTGCGTATTCGCGGGGCCAAGAATCCGCTGGACTGCACTGCTGTTCACCCGGAACGCTACAAGGCTGTAGCCGGGATTGCCAAGGATCTCGGCGCGGATGTTGCCGAACTTATCAAGTCCGGTGAGTTGCGCGGTAAGGTCAATTTAGAAGATTATGTTTCTGATGATCTGGGGTTGCCCACCCTTGAAGATATCATGAAAGAGCTTGAAAAACCGGGCCGTGATCCACGTAAGCAGTTCGAGGCTGTGCGTTTTGATGATTCCGTAAAGGAAGTTTCAGATTTGCGCGAGGGCATGATCCTTAACGGTATTGTGACCAATGTCACCGCCTTCGGGGCTTTTGTGGATATCGGGGTGCATCAGGATGGGTTGGCTCATATCAGCCGTCTTGCTGATGAATTTGTGCGCGATCCGGCAACGGTGGTTCATCCGGGGCAGGCCGTAAAGGTTAAAGTCTTGGAAGTGGATATTCAGCGTAAACGGATTTCGCTGAGCATGCGTCAGTCTGATATGTAA
- a CDS encoding dimethylarginine dimethylaminohydrolase family protein has protein sequence MFSKAIVRTPAKSLGQGLTEAGLGCPDMELTLTQHKGYIEYFKQAGINVTVLPAVEEFPDSVFVEDTAVMIPHGNDTAAFLTCPGAESRRGEVDEIEAAIANQTDAIIRMEGNGLMEGGDVLLMGKTFYVGIDSRTNAQGCEQFAKAAAKFGYKTVPVPFDNGMPHLKTELSALDEETLIMSARFAQREEFAGFKKIVVPQGEEYCSNCLHLGKKLLVPQGFPQTAELLDKNGFKADFIDMSEFRKMDGGLTCLSLRW, from the coding sequence ATGTTCAGCAAAGCAATTGTCAGAACCCCGGCAAAAAGCCTCGGGCAAGGTTTGACTGAAGCGGGCCTCGGCTGCCCGGACATGGAACTGACCCTTACCCAGCACAAGGGCTACATTGAATATTTCAAACAGGCCGGGATCAACGTAACCGTCCTGCCTGCGGTGGAAGAATTCCCGGATTCCGTATTTGTGGAAGACACTGCGGTCATGATACCGCACGGCAATGATACAGCCGCTTTCCTGACCTGTCCCGGTGCTGAGTCAAGACGTGGCGAGGTGGATGAAATCGAAGCCGCCATTGCAAATCAGACTGACGCAATCATCCGCATGGAAGGAAACGGGCTAATGGAAGGCGGAGATGTATTGCTCATGGGCAAAACATTTTACGTGGGCATAGACAGCCGAACCAATGCGCAAGGTTGCGAACAATTCGCCAAGGCCGCTGCAAAATTCGGATACAAAACCGTTCCCGTGCCCTTTGATAACGGCATGCCTCATCTAAAGACAGAGCTTTCCGCCCTTGATGAGGAAACCCTGATCATGAGTGCTCGCTTTGCCCAGCGCGAGGAATTCGCCGGGTTTAAAAAAATCGTCGTTCCCCAGGGAGAAGAGTACTGCTCCAACTGCCTTCATTTGGGTAAAAAACTGCTCGTCCCGCAAGGATTTCCCCAAACAGCTGAGCTGCTCGACAAAAACGGATTCAAAGCCGATTTCATCGATATGTCAGAGTTCCGCAAAATGGACGGCGGCCTGACCTGTTTATCTTTACGCTGGTAG
- a CDS encoding shikimate kinase has translation MAKENIEMIDVEFVVEEKDKKSVYVPGMAKDMIIGGRDSGNVFIFCLNDELRKSIAAKVAEKLDREFVVVSRSDGNPVLEKLVGADNQVVSLPRGAAKSEKVREMLKNNGKVIFVMCDFMTMLNASDGSEDAREQISLMLNRFEPSFMEAAHHIVRSDQSEEEMLQDVLEKIAI, from the coding sequence ATGGCGAAAGAAAATATTGAAATGATAGATGTCGAATTTGTTGTTGAGGAAAAGGACAAGAAAAGTGTTTATGTGCCGGGCATGGCTAAGGATATGATTATCGGTGGTCGTGATTCCGGTAATGTTTTTATTTTTTGCCTGAACGACGAATTGCGTAAATCTATTGCTGCCAAGGTGGCTGAAAAGCTGGACCGGGAATTTGTGGTAGTCAGCCGCAGTGACGGCAATCCGGTGCTGGAGAAACTTGTAGGGGCTGATAATCAGGTTGTAAGCCTTCCCCGCGGGGCTGCCAAATCCGAGAAGGTCCGCGAGATGCTTAAGAATAACGGCAAGGTTATCTTTGTCATGTGCGATTTTATGACCATGTTGAATGCTTCCGATGGCTCTGAAGATGCACGTGAACAAATTTCACTTATGCTCAACCGTTTTGAGCCAAGTTTCATGGAAGCCGCGCATCACATCGTGCGCTCTGATCAGAGTGAAGAAGAAATGTTGCAGGATGTTTTAGAGAAAATAGCTATTTAA
- a CDS encoding EFR1 family ferrodoxin (N-terminal region resembles flavodoxins. C-terminal ferrodoxin region binds two 4Fe-4S clusters.), with translation MKVLYFSATGNSLYIAKSIGGELCSIPQMVKEGTYEFTDEKIGIIFPLHAWSVPPYIVDFLKKATFNCDYLFAVVTYGIYSGAVAKHLSDIADEAGFGFSYISRIRMVDNYLPTFDMKKQVAKEPKKQIEKHLEAIKSDIAASKKGTLKENCFDKAAMNYMFRRDGKPFNKKRLKVHVVGEGIENYVFVEDSCTQCGVCASVCPVNNIEMDMKNGKIALSDKCFMCFACVHNCPSNAIHIKGEVSSARFRNSHVTLKEIIHSNNQV, from the coding sequence ATGAAAGTTTTATATTTTTCAGCAACCGGCAACAGTCTGTATATTGCAAAATCAATCGGCGGAGAATTATGTTCCATTCCTCAAATGGTTAAAGAGGGAACCTATGAGTTTACGGATGAAAAGATCGGCATTATCTTTCCACTTCATGCATGGTCAGTTCCTCCATATATCGTTGATTTTTTGAAGAAAGCGACATTCAACTGTGATTATCTTTTTGCAGTTGTAACCTACGGGATTTATTCCGGTGCCGTGGCTAAGCATCTGTCCGATATAGCAGATGAAGCCGGGTTCGGGTTCTCTTACATCAGCCGAATCAGGATGGTGGATAATTACCTGCCCACTTTTGATATGAAGAAACAGGTCGCAAAGGAACCCAAAAAACAGATTGAAAAACATTTGGAAGCCATAAAATCTGATATTGCCGCCTCAAAAAAGGGAACATTGAAAGAAAACTGCTTCGATAAAGCGGCAATGAATTATATGTTTAGACGAGATGGCAAACCTTTTAATAAAAAAAGATTGAAAGTCCATGTCGTTGGTGAAGGGATTGAAAACTATGTTTTTGTGGAAGACAGCTGCACCCAGTGCGGGGTTTGCGCCAGCGTATGCCCGGTTAACAACATAGAAATGGACATGAAAAATGGGAAAATAGCTTTAAGTGACAAATGCTTCATGTGCTTTGCCTGTGTCCATAATTGTCCATCAAACGCAATTCATATCAAAGGTGAAGTTAGCAGTGCCAGATTCAGGAATAGTCATGTTACGTTAAAAGAAATCATTCACTCCAATAACCAAGTCTAA
- a CDS encoding fibrobacter succinogenes major paralogous domain-containing protein, translating to MSIPAMLSANERNISESTVQDAEGNTYRTVQIGNQTWFAENLRSTRFRDGSKIPTAFIPNDEEENLLKYGRLYDWRDVSDERNICPVGWRVATDVDWKELEKTIGMAEEDIDKKGWRGDGLAITLKEVQPDTMFSKFDQSQVNKFKFSVRPAGIKWKRWYFVQGMYTEFWTASEATEAKAYNRTFAHSCWNWHKGKIYRSTLSKDYMFSVRCIKD from the coding sequence ATGTCTATTCCTGCTATGTTGTCTGCAAATGAAAGAAATATATCAGAAAGTACTGTTCAAGATGCAGAAGGAAACACCTACCGTACTGTGCAAATCGGGAATCAAACGTGGTTTGCCGAAAATCTCAGGAGCACAAGGTTTCGGGACGGTTCAAAAATACCGACTGCCTTTATCCCGAATGACGAAGAAGAGAATCTTCTGAAATATGGCAGGTTGTATGACTGGCGCGATGTGTCTGATGAACGAAATATCTGCCCTGTCGGGTGGAGAGTAGCAACGGATGTGGATTGGAAAGAACTGGAGAAAACAATCGGCATGGCTGAAGAGGATATAGATAAGAAAGGATGGAGAGGGGATGGTCTTGCTATTACTCTTAAAGAAGTCCAGCCTGATACAATGTTCAGTAAATTTGACCAGTCACAAGTCAATAAGTTTAAATTTTCTGTGCGGCCTGCCGGAATTAAATGGAAACGTTGGTATTTTGTTCAAGGAATGTATACCGAGTTCTGGACAGCCAGCGAGGCGACAGAGGCAAAAGCTTACAATAGGACCTTTGCCCACTCATGCTGGAACTGGCATAAAGGTAAGATTTACCGTAGCACTTTATCAAAAGATTATATGTTTTCAGTTAGATGTATAAAAGATTAA
- a CDS encoding ABC transporter ATP-binding protein has translation MSSPIFSLHDINFSYPGNDVFKDTDFALNQGQKIGLTGHNGSGKTTLLHIIMGLLKPHSGEVCYMGRKMKSEKDFRELRQGVGLLFQQADDQLFCPTVLEDVAFGPLNLGKSPEEARKIAEYTLCTLGLAGYEDRVSYRLSGGEKKLVSLATVLAMEPQALVLDEPTNDLDPAMRERLIDILNSLDIAMLVVSHDLDFLVQVTDMEYSCSKGKILRGASNFKDNHDYGQCEL, from the coding sequence GTGAGTTCACCTATATTTTCCCTGCATGATATAAACTTTTCCTATCCCGGAAACGATGTATTCAAAGACACCGATTTCGCACTGAATCAAGGTCAGAAAATAGGACTGACCGGACACAACGGCTCAGGCAAGACCACCCTGCTGCACATCATTATGGGGCTGCTCAAACCCCATTCAGGCGAAGTCTGTTACATGGGCCGGAAAATGAAATCCGAAAAGGATTTCCGGGAACTGCGCCAAGGCGTGGGGCTGCTTTTTCAGCAGGCCGACGATCAGCTCTTCTGTCCCACGGTACTGGAAGATGTCGCCTTCGGTCCGCTCAATCTGGGTAAATCCCCGGAGGAGGCGCGCAAAATAGCCGAGTACACCCTCTGCACGCTTGGATTAGCTGGATACGAAGACCGGGTTTCCTACCGCCTCTCCGGTGGTGAAAAAAAGCTGGTTTCTCTTGCCACAGTGCTAGCCATGGAACCGCAAGCACTGGTGCTGGATGAACCCACCAACGACCTCGACCCGGCCATGCGCGAAAGGCTTATCGACATACTGAATTCACTGGATATCGCCATGCTGGTGGTTTCCCACGATCTTGATTTTCTGGTACAGGTCACAGATATGGAATACTCTTGCAGCAAAGGAAAAATTCTGCGCGGAGCCTCAAATTTCAAAGATAATCACGACTACGGACAGTGTGAACTTTAA
- a CDS encoding 3D domain-containing protein: MIKFRTLLLIATALFIVSGCIGDEKTITMKVASTAYTSHVAQTSKHPFLGAWGDDLKPGMKCIAVSRDLIPKGLGHNAKVKIEGLPGEYLVKDKMNKRWTNKIDIYMGLDTKAAKEWGKREVTITFEKKEKK; encoded by the coding sequence ATGATCAAATTCAGAACCCTTTTATTGATTGCAACCGCTCTCTTCATCGTTTCAGGATGCATTGGTGATGAAAAAACAATAACCATGAAAGTTGCCTCCACCGCCTACACTTCACACGTAGCACAGACCTCAAAACACCCTTTTCTCGGCGCATGGGGAGATGACCTCAAACCGGGCATGAAATGCATCGCTGTATCACGTGATTTGATCCCCAAGGGACTGGGACACAACGCAAAAGTAAAAATCGAAGGACTCCCCGGAGAGTATCTGGTCAAAGACAAAATGAATAAACGCTGGACAAATAAGATTGACATCTACATGGGTCTAGATACAAAAGCAGCAAAAGAATGGGGCAAACGCGAAGTGACCATTACTTTTGAGAAGAAAGAGAAGAAATAA
- a CDS encoding AraC family transcriptional regulator: MSRQQIKELIKDRLGADGLVETGVKGVQIFRVTHSLPCAPAVYEPTVVAIVNGAKEAIFDGKSYIYDSSRYLCCSMSMPVEAGAPAASPENPLLGVYISLDTRVMTELAIEMENAAGAIRKPKNGPLPQGIELARWDESFTEAVLRLLQLGDSPADTAILGDGRLREVYYAILKGDAGDSTRRAFGVGNEIARAIKYLSSSLGKAVTIEDLASQVGMSRAVFHRKFKQATNMSPIQFVKSMRLNNAAMNIAGGMNVSEAALDVGYASSSQFSREFKRMFGQSPKQWSRSKQLPAELIADQKKIKKKLDIK; this comes from the coding sequence ATGAGCAGACAGCAAATAAAAGAACTCATTAAAGATAGGCTTGGCGCGGATGGTCTGGTGGAAACCGGAGTGAAGGGAGTGCAGATTTTCCGGGTTACCCACTCACTGCCCTGCGCCCCTGCGGTTTACGAACCAACCGTGGTAGCCATTGTGAACGGGGCCAAGGAAGCTATTTTTGATGGTAAGTCATATATATACGACAGCAGTCGCTATCTGTGTTGTTCCATGTCTATGCCGGTGGAGGCCGGTGCGCCCGCAGCTTCGCCGGAAAACCCGCTCCTTGGAGTGTATATATCTTTGGATACGAGAGTGATGACCGAACTGGCGATTGAAATGGAAAACGCCGCCGGGGCCATTCGAAAACCCAAAAACGGACCGCTTCCGCAGGGGATTGAGCTTGCCCGCTGGGATGAATCATTCACAGAAGCAGTGTTGCGGCTGCTGCAATTGGGGGACAGCCCGGCGGATACGGCGATACTTGGGGACGGTCGGCTTCGGGAAGTTTATTACGCCATATTAAAAGGGGATGCGGGTGATTCCACAAGGCGTGCCTTTGGAGTGGGTAACGAAATTGCTCGGGCGATTAAGTATTTGTCTTCCAGTCTTGGGAAGGCGGTCACCATTGAAGATTTGGCCTCACAGGTGGGAATGAGCCGGGCCGTGTTTCACCGCAAATTCAAGCAGGCCACCAACATGTCGCCCATTCAGTTTGTGAAGTCCATGCGGCTGAACAACGCAGCCATGAATATTGCCGGGGGAATGAATGTGAGCGAAGCGGCCTTGGATGTGGGCTATGCGAGTTCTTCGCAATTCAGCCGGGAGTTCAAACGCATGTTCGGTCAGTCTCCCAAGCAGTGGAGCCGGTCCAAGCAATTACCCGCGGAGCTGATAGCTGATCAAAAAAAGATAAAAAAGAAGCTCGACATCAAATGA